The DNA sequence tttacatatctgtatattcaaaataaaataaatattaaaatatattttataaaattcttatgATCCTTtgcagtgatttataatatttatctgttattttataaaatatattttaatatttattttatttttcgttaaaatagattatttttttcattaaacCTGCTTTTAATTAAACCCCATGCAGATTTTTCCCAAACTACCCCTCCCTTCTGTTAGACTTAACGGTTGTTTGGATGGAAAGTGTTAAGTGGGTGCAAAGCGTTacagattaaaaaattatgagtgCAACCTGCAAAGTTTTAAACAATGAGACCAAGTCGCAAAATGCCCTAAAGTTAGAGGTGCAAAGTGTGATTTAGAgcccgtttgggtgagcttatgacttatgacttaacctGATTTATTTGATAAGCtgggagtttaaaatgtctgtttgggtaatttttgAATTGtagattacttttttttttttttttgaaaactgaATTGTAGattacttatgagttattatatactcctatataataaataataataataataaaattaatttatgagtaaattataacttataaatagtttttatcaaaaaaaaagtttaaaaaaataagtcattGAAAAGAGTACCTAAAACTAACTTCTCGTTTTAAATCAGTTTCTGACTTATTCCTTACTTTAAGCTGagttctgacttattacacagaAATACATTTTTTAACTTTTAGGTTTGAAACACCTTAAAGTCCAAGCTTGGCTCTTACTCATACAGTTAATTAAAATCCTAATCTAATACGGTGATAGAGTTGGACTAGGAATACCTCAGTTCGACCAAAAGACCCTTGCAACAACAGTATATAAGATACAAACGGGGGACGTCAACAAACACCAAACAGAAAAGATGAAAAGGTGCAACCAAGATGAAGAGAAGCAGAAGATTGTATGTAAAAAGCAGTgttcaacaaaatcatgggcAGATCTTGATTTGGATTTGTTGGGTGAAGTAAAGAAGAAGCTTTATTGGGGGGATCATGCTCGATTCAGCGTTGTGTGCAAGACTTGGCTGGCGGCAGAGCATGAAAAAAGGGCCGGTGATGTATTGCCCTGGTGGTTGATGATGTATCATGAGGATTCTGAGGATTGGATGATCACATACCACCTGTATCAACCCCTGAATCTGGACCAACCAGAAATTACTCGAAGTATTAATTTGAATGACTTTTTTGACTCATCCACTGTTCATGAGGCTACGCCACTGGTTTATTTTGATGGATGTTTGTGTTTGTCTATGTATCACATTGATTTTACTCGCACCCATTTTTTGATTGTCTCGATTCTAGATAATTCATCCTTTACACTCCCTCAGTTTCACCATCCTAATGTCCGTCCGGATTGGAATATGAATCGCTTGATAGCTGTCTCCACCTGCCCTGCTTCTTCAGATTGTGTCTTTTTAGctatttttgttgttaattcTAGCCAGTGGACCGTGGGTATTTTTCGTCATGGTGATGCACACTGGACGACGACTCAATTTGATTTTCAACAACCTTTGTTCTGTCCTCGTGGCAGAGATGTTGTGTTCATTCGAGGACTTTTCTATTTTCTCTGTCACGGCCGACGACTTGCATCCTATGACATTGCTTCCGGGGATTTAAATTTAAACTCCTATTCAATGCCAGCTAATTGTGAGGGAGGAGAGCACAATATGAGATTCTTTGCGTTAGATGGGGAGCTCATGCTTATGTATTATGACCCAAAAGTTCGCAGAAATGTTCTTACAACCTATGATTCATCTAGTAAACTTTGGGTTCCTTTAAAATGTTTAGGGGACCGTTCTTTGTTCATCAGCAGGTATTCTGTTTATGTAGATTATATGAATTATTATAGAGCATCTCCCAACAAGATATATTACCAACAACATGGGACCTGCTACGTTTATAACGTTGAGAATGGTCTCTTGGAATCTACTTCATCCGGACTTAAAAACTGGGATGGTCTAGATTATGGTGCATCATTTTCCATGTGGGTTGAACCTCCTGCTCTTTTGTcgaaaaaaataaaagtcaACATAACAGAATATGACATTGGGATGATAGAAAGGTCCTCGGCAAATTGAAGAGGTCTCTTACGAGAGATGCAAGTGATCCCAAGTTCATCTTGatatcttttctttatcttaaaGCCTACTATTTTGTAATATTGACTATGTAGTTTTAATGCTTTCTTTTTCTAACATTGGCATTTATCTTGTAGTTTTAAAGTTCCGCCTTTGTATTCCTAATGAATTTGCTGCATGTTCTTTTTATGTTTCTACAATTTTAGTAAGATTCAGGAACTAGTGAAGTGTAAATTTCGATATTAGACTGCAGCTATAGTTTTAGTAGGATTTAGGAACTAGTGACgtgtatatttttcttttattcctTCTTAAATTATCTTTCTACCAAACGCAGCTATAGTGTTACTTAAATTTCTCCTTTTGATATTCTGAATGTCATGCTACAATGTGTCAAGAATTAGCTCCCCACTTAAGTGGCAGAAATTGTTGTGTCAGAATGGGTATTGGATAAAGCGACATGGATTTTAAGGAACTATAGATAGAAAGCTTTCTACAGCAGTTCTATAGATATTTTGAAAGGCGTCTTGTGGGCTGCATCAGGGCCTAATAGGGTGGCTGGGTGGGTGTGCCAGACAAGTCTCTTTCCAGACAATTTGTAAAGGTTGAAACTGATCCCAAAACAATGTCCATGAAGAGTTCAACGATATCAATTCTCAGTTTTAAAGATATTTAACCATAAAAAATATTCCTTCAGGAAAacctttgaaattaaaatagaatTGCCTATTGGTCAACAGGGTAAGTGTTCATAGACATAATGATGTTGGTTTAAATAGATGCTACACGCCTAACTGCCACATTCCCCAAAGTCCCATAACAATAACCTCTATTGGTTTCAATTTAGCAGAACAACATTACAAATTCCAAGTCTTAACCTCTACAATTTCTAATTAAACTCAAATCGAAACAAGAATGCAGGTTATACCCATGATAtcacaaacaaaacataaaagtCTCGATTAAAAAATACGAAAGCTCTAACAAATAAAGAAAACGTTAGCCATATTGATCACACTTCACATAAGCTGCATAGCCTCATATCATGATACAAACCAAACACACCAATAAAAAACAACTTATTTACTATTACCACAGATATATAGGATTAGATTCTACTGCTAcgcaaatttataaaattaaaaaactcgCCAAACAAACTGTTCTCACTTGAGCACGAGCCTACGTAGAGTAGAGAGAAAGAATGAGTACCAAAAGTGGTGTTAGGAGGGACAGAGAAGTCCAACCAATTAATCCAGCACCTTAATCTTCATTATGCTATCTCTGGAACTCATGTCTGTAATAAGATTATGTGATCTTCGCAATAACCAGAACCTTATGGCACAACTCACAAGGGTTTTGGTAAAGTTATTACTCAGTTATGGAGAATATGGAATACTACTACTTTTGAATttagctaattttttttattttgagattTTATAAGCGTGGGCTTGTTTGGAACTCGTACATGGGCCTTTTCCGCGTTATGACAGTCGTCCTACTAAATTTGTAGGGAAAAAATTAGTAAGTCAACTTGATATGGAACATGGTCAAACAACTTGATGGAATAAGGTTAAATAAGTGCATATCAAAgtgttttttaaatattaggATGCGtattgacaaaaaaattattttgagatcgAACTAAAAAAGAGGCTTAAATTTATGAGGTGCAAAATGTAAATTACTCGTGAAACAAACACGCActaaataagttaaaaatacCTAATACAAGAAGGtttacacatacatacatatgagAAAACTTTTATAATCAAGTTGGGATGTTTATATTGAAGAGTTTTGAGTGTTGAGCGACTTCAATCTTGTAATATATTCATGAATTTATCGTTTTATCCTTTTTAACAGGTTTTCatgttaattatttgtgttttttacttttttagttCTTGTTATGTTTGATTAATGTCAAACTATAATGGATGTGATTCTAACAAATTCATTTATGAGTAATACTACATCCaagtatttcaaaattttattaaatgatgTCACGCGttaaatcttaattttgaaTGTTCTAATATTTTCCTTTACTTGTTAGCGGTATTGTTATGAAGAAAACAATTGTTATGAAAATATGATATTGTTAACTTGTCAAAATTTAAAGTGAAGATCGTTAAAATAAAGTACACGTAATTTTTATTACAATTTATATACTTGAAATTATGATCAATTTTATGTGTCATGTGTAATACTAGATAAAGGGAATGTTACAAGTAGTTTTTGATCGCAATGGTATTTTTcacattaaaatttaatgtattttaCTTATTTGTAAAATGGCTCGAGGTTTTTCTTTTGTCGAAAAATGTGAAATTCATTAAAGCAATCATTTCTTGATACATGGTGGAATTCACGGTAAACACAATTTCGGCCACTGAACTATTGTGTCTCGCTAAAAAAAATGAGCTACTTTGTTCACTGAACATTTGACAAAATTCAACGTCACAAGACGATTTTTAAGATCGCTAAGTAAAGCATTACAATCTTCTACTACTCTCCCGAAGTATGATAGTTGCACAATTTAACATCTGATCGCCTAAATCACCTGTAATCAATCTGTTTTAACTATAACTGAAGATGTactcttgttttttttatccAAATCAATGTTTACGTGAAGCTCAATGCTTCAACTAGATCTAGAGCCATTCGACCATACCTGCAGCTTGTACCAGCACTTATCAATACACCTTCATGATTTCGAGCTACCATGGATAGACAATATAACTTAAAAGACTCAAAAACTGTTGCATCAACATTGATCTTAACCATTCCTTCTTGCGGATGTTCTCAACACTCCTTTTCATTTTCCGGATttataaaatcaagaaaattatTAAACGACTTATTCTGAACATATTATCGAATGACTTGGGTTTAATTTCAGAAAAGATCAGAACAATAGAGAAGTAAAAAAGATCAGAACAATAGAGAAGTAAAATATTCCTTACCTCCAGAagaatatatattcttctctcataaataaagaatttttaagttttttaaaagaaaagaatgtgATTTTAAAATAGTTAGATCATGTTTTAGTCCATAGACTAACTAGTAACTCGCAATCGGGTCGTCTAACTTACTGTTAAAAGCATTCGACCATTCAATCGAAGTATATATCAAACATGATTTTATAAGAAAGTATGTCATTAGTGACAAATAAGCTTTCACGCCAGCATTTTAACAATCCACTTGATTAATATCCCTGACTCACTTTTCAACCCGCCTACtttaacttgatttttttttattccgtAACGCTACGACCAGGTCATTCACCTATTTTAACACTCATGAACTCTAACCCTTTCGTACCCAGACACTAACCTCCAACTGATGATGGTTATACGCGATCTCACGTTGAGActtgtttaacttcaaactagaAAATTTGCGATCATTAAAGATGCAACATATATTGAATTTGTTTATCTAGATATATCGTGTTCTTAAATAATCTCgtaatttttgttattaattcaaattaatGACTAATTACTTCACAACAAGTATTATCATCACTCTGAAACGAGGAAAGAATCAATTATCATAGAAAATATCTCCCAATGATatcttgtagtttcaatttcatcattttgtgaaatccaaaaaaatccatcagtaacatcagattttattggattttaaacaatcccaattgaataccatcagattttaaaagtataatttaaaatcctaattgaataccaccagaatttgtagcataatttaaaataccaattgaatacctctaaattttgatggatttcaaacaatcccaattgaataccctcaGATTTCATTAATGTAAAAATGTCTTTTAAAATCGCAATTCAATACACCCcgtaagttttttgaaatcccaccaaaattcatgaaattttgaaacattatgcTAAAATCCTAAAGAATTTATATCAACTCTGCCACATTTTATCATAAATctgtaataaatcaaaattacttactatcattaatatacgtagataaaaataattaattaaaatcttaattgaatccCTGAAATACAGTCAGAGTAGGAATCATATAGATACAATTAGAGTAAATCACACTGTGCGCCTGTAACTTTGGGGCGTTTTGCGATTTGGTCTCATTGTTTAAAACTTTGCAGGTTGCCCTCGTaagattttaatatgtaacgCTTTGCACCCACTTAACACTTTCCATCCAAACCATCGTTAATTCTATCAGAAGAGAGGGGTTAGGGCTGTCAAGAAAGTTCGAAAAATCCGATATCTGTCCGAAAAATCCGCATTCGTATCCGagataaagcggatattatccgtatccgagacaaagcggatattatccgcatccgaatccgacaattccggatacagatacggatataggcatattcGTGTCCGATAATTTCCGAatccgaaattaaatatatatgatattaaatattatatgtattattattattattcaataactagtatatatatgtatacataaaataatatatttatataaattttgtataattttaaaatattatagacatatatcataattttatttgtttaatattttaaagataacaaatttatattgaaagataaataagaattaatttttgaattaatataaatcttctttaatgattttaatttttttactcagtttttaaaaattaatttttaatatttactatttcttatgattttttagaaattttaatagaaaaatcaaaattttgattaaaaatcagattcggatccggatattatccgaATCCCGATAGTATCCGTCGGATCCGAATTCAGATATCATCCcttaaaaaattttgaactcggatccggatacggatatggattTTCGGATCCGGATACAGGcctatccgtatccgaattatccgtttgacacctCTAGGAGGGGTAGTTTGGGAGAAATCTGCATGGGTTTAATTAAAAGCATGTTTAACGAAAAACAAATCTGTTTTaacgaaaaattaaaataaatattaaaacatattttataaaataagaaataaatattataaatcaatgcaaaggattttaagaattttataaaatatattttaatatttattttattttgaatatagagATATGTAAGAATCAAATGTGTTTTTTTCGTTAAAATAGACTTtgaacatttaataaatttgtttggttttatatattattgttaaataaatgtatttaatatattttaaatatagggatatttaagaataaaataaatactaaaatatattttataaaatttttaaaatcctTTGCAGTAATTTagatatgtaagaataatatgtgtttttttcgttaaaatagactttgaacatttaataaatttgtttggttttatatattattgttaaatatatgtatttaatatatttaaatatagagatatgtaagaataaaataaatattaaaatatattttataaaattcttaaaattctttgcagtgatttataatattttaaattcttttcgTTAAAATCCTTTGCTGGAGCACCTATTTCCTCCCCAGTTGCAGTAACTCACAACGAGCTTTTTTAGCTGCCAAACTCCTCTCCGCGGCATCTGATCCATCCAATAAAAACCACAGTTCCGATTCAGCTCAGGCACATATTAACATAcgcaaaaaacaataaaaacacttaCCACATCAAGTAGTCTAAAACTAATTTAATCAAACAAtacataataataacaaaaacgaCAATGATACTAAAACACGCAATTAATTCGTGAACCATTTCATGACAAAAACACAATACATCGGCCCAATACACTTTAACACTTATTTTTTGatacattacctaaatgtgtGTCTATAAGAGGGTCGCAATTATTTcttgtatagttttataatgcgTGGTTCGACATCTTCACCTTTATTACATGTTCAAAATCTATTTTAacgaaaaaaatacatattttttttacatatctgtatattcaaaataaaataaatattaaaataaatattttataaaattcttatgATCCTTtgcagtgatttataatatttatctgttattttataaaatatattttaatatttattttatttttcgttaaaagagattatttttttcattaaacCTGCTTTTAATTAAACCCCATGCAGATTTTTCCCAAACTACCCCTCCCTTCTGTTAGACTTAACGATTGTTTGGATGGAAAGTGTTAAGTGGGTGCAAAGCGTTacagattaaaaaattatgagtgCAACCTGCAAAGTTTTAAACAATGAGACCAAGTCGCAAAATGCCCTAAATTTAGAGGTGCAAAGTGTGATTTAGAgtccgtttgggtgagcttatgacttatgacttaacgtgacttatttgataagctgggagtttaaaatgtctgtttgggtaatttttgAATTGTAGattacttatgagttattatatatatataataaataataataataaaaaaattaatttatgagtaaattataacttataaatagtttttatcaaaaagaaagtttaaaaaaataagtcattGAAAAGAGTACCtaaaactaacttctggctagggctgtaaaatgatccgggtgatcccgggtacccctctgctcaagtaccggatcatattatttttagcttgtccagattagggtccgggatcgttttattcggatataaaatgatcccgggtatttgagatcCAGATCggaaccgaatatgatccagtatcgtattttctattttttaaccgggtagtttatgatccatcgaatatgggCCGGACGTGATCcagtaacattaaaaatcatattattttagttattcaaataattatcatttagtctaagtaaacataatattataaaatataataattttaaattaaaacttatagttatatgttggtatatatcatttattaaatatatatgaaaataataagcatgatcacattaaataaatcatattttatgaagatataaacttaaataagatattaaaattttataaaatgatgactatttacttgcaaatatgatggatttaaaatataatatgtatatgagtttgaatcgaatatgaatcGGGGATCATATTCGGGTATTCGGGTAGgattatattatgaaaaattatatgagcccgaatctgagcgggtataggtgtgctcgtatccgggatcatatattatacgggattaatttttccgccagatttggatcgttttcaaaacggatatgagacatgtatcatattttcgagccggatatgagccgagacactggatagtccgtatcgatttacagtcctacttctggctttaagtcagtCTCTGACTTATTCCTTACTTTAAGCTGagttctgacttattacacagaaatacattttttaacttttaggttttttttttttttttttgaaattctttaaCTTTTAGGTTTGAAACACCTTAAAGTCCAAGCTTGGCTCTTACTCATACAGTGAATTAAAATCCTAATCTAATACGGTGATAGAGTTGGACTAGGAATACCTCAGTTCGACCAAAAGACCCTTGCAACAACAGTATATAAGATACAAACGGGGGACGTCAACAAACACCAAACAGAAAAGATGAAAAGGTGCAACCAAGATGAAGAGAAGCAGAAGATTGTATGTAAAAAGCAGTgttcaacaaaatcatgggcAGATCTTGATTTGGATTTGTTGGGTGAAGTAAAGAAGAAGCTTTATTGGGGGGATCATGCTCGATTCAGCGTTGTGTGCAAGACTTGGCTGGCGGCAGAGCATGAAAAAAGGGCCGGTGATGTATTGCCCTGGTGGTTGATGATGTATCATGAGGATTCTGAGGATTGGATGATCACATACCACCTGTATCAACCCCTGAATCTGGACCAACCAGAAATTACTCGAAGTATTAATTTGAATGACTTTTTTGACTCATCCACTGTTCATGAGGCTACGCCACTGGTTTATTTTGATGGATGTTTGTGTTTGTCTATGTATCACATTGATTTTACTCGCACCCATTTTTTGATTGTCTCGATTCTAGATAATTCATCCTTTACACTCCCTCAGTTTCACCATCCTAATGTCCGTCCGGATTGGAATATGAATCGCTTGATAGCTGTCTCCACCTGCCCTGCTTCTTCAGATTGTGTCTTTTTAGctatttttgttgttaattcTAGCCAGTGGACCGTGGGTATTTTTCGTCATGGTGATGCACACTGGACGACGACTCAATTTGATTTTCAACAACCTTTGTTCTGTCCTCGTGGCAGAGATGTTGTGTTCATTCGAGGACTTTTCTATTTTCTCTGTCACGGCCGACGACTTGCATCCTATGACATTGCTTCCGGGGATTTAAATATAAACTCCTATTCAATGCCAGCTAATTGTGAGGGAGGAGAGCACAATATGAGATTCTTTGCGTTAGATGGGGAGCTCATGCTTATGTATTATGACCCAAAAGTTCGCAGAGATGTTCTTACAACCTATGATTCATCTAGTAAACTTTGGGTTCCTCTAAAAAGTTTAGGGGACCGTTCTTTGTTCATCAGCAGGTATTCTGTTTATGTAGATTATatgaattactccctccgtttcaaaatgtatgacgttttgactttttgcacgtagttTAAAGTCCTTTGACCACGTacttatatttactattttttaaattttatttttttaaataaaagtatatagtcaaaattttaaagtataatttttttttaaaaaaatgatgattttAGGTGCTTGGTCAAAACACTTTGAAatgtgtgtaaaaagtcaaaacgtcatactttttgaaacggagggagtattatagaGCATCTCCCAACAAGATATATTACCAAGAACATGGGACCTGCTACGTTTATAACGTTGAGAATGGTCTCTTGGAATCTACTTCATCCGGACTTAAAAACTGGGATGGTCTAGATTACGGTGCATCATTTTCCATGTGGATTGAACCTCCTGCTCTTTTGTcgaaaaaaataaaagtcaACATAACAGAATATGACATTGGGATGATAGAAAGGTCCTCGGCAAATTGAAGAGGTCTCTTACGAGAGATGCAAGTGATCCCAAGTTCATCTTGatatcttttctttatcttaaaGCCTACTATTTTGTAATATTGACTATGTAGTTTTAATGCTTTCTTTTTCTAACATTGGCATTTATCTTGTAGTTTTAAAGTTCCGCCTTTGTATTCCTAATGAATTTGCTGCATGTTCTTTTTATGTTTCTACAATTTTAGTAAGATTCAGGAACTAGTGAAGTGTAAATTTCGATATTAGACTGCAGCTATAGTTTTAGTAGGATTTAGGAACTAGTGACgtgtatatttttcttttattcctTCTTAAATTATCTTTCTACCAAACGCAGCTATAGTGTTACTTAAATTTCTCCTTTTGATATTCTGAATGTCATGCTACAATGTGTCAAGAATTAGCTCCCCACTTAAGTGGCAGAAATTGTTGTGTCAGAATGGGTATTGGATAAAGCGACATGGATTTTAAGGAACTATAGATAGAAAGCTTTCTACAGCAGTTCTATAGATATTTTGAAAGGCGTCTTGTGGGCTGCATCAGGGCCTAATAGGGTGGCTGGGTGGGTGTGCCAGACAAGTCTCTTTCCAGACAATTTGTAAAGGTTGAAACTGATCCCAAAACAATGTCCATGAAGAGTTCAACGATATCAATTCTCAGTTTTAAAGATATTTAACCATAAAAAATATTCCTTCAGGAAAacctttgaaattaaaatagaatTGCCTATTGGTCAACAGGGTAAGTGTTCATAGACATAATGATGTTGGTTTAAATAGATGCTACACGCCTAACTGCCACATTCCCCAAAGTCCCATAACAATAACCTCTATTGATTTCAATTTAGCAGAACAACATTACAAATTTCAAGTCTTAACCTCTACAATTACTAATTAAACTCAAATCGAAACAAGAATGCAGGTTATACCTATgatatcacaaaaaaaaaaataaaagtcccgattaaaaaatacaaaatttctaacaaataaagaaaatgTTAGCCATATTGATCACACTTCACATAAGCTGCATAGCCTCATATCATGATACAAACCAACCACACCAAGAAAAAAACAACTTATATACTATCACCACACATATATAGGATTAAATTCTACTGCTAcgcaaatttataaaattaaaaaactcgTAAAACAAACTGTTCTCGCTTGAGCAACGTAGAGTATATAGAAAGAATGAGTACCAAAAGTGGTGTTAGGAGGGACAGAGAAGTCCAACCAATTAATCCCATGAAGCACCTTAATCTTCATTATGCTATCTCTGGAACTCATGTCTGTAATAAGATTATGTGATCTTCGCAATAACCAGAACCTTATGGCACAACTCACAAGGGTTTTGGTAAAGTTATTACTCAGTTATGGAGAATATGGAATACTACTACTTTTGAATTtagctaattttttattttaagattttataagCGTGGGCTTGTTTGGAACTCGTACATGGGCCTTTTTCgctagggctgttcacgaaccgagccgagccgagttttgaccgagtcgagccgagctttaaattttttcctatcgaaccgagccgagccgagctttcttatcgaacaaaaaagtgtgttcgagctcgagctcgttaactaacgagccgaacacgagcttgttcacgaacaaatacgagccgagtcgagtcgagccgagccgagccagagAAAAATAAGGCCAAAATGCTactttactcttaaaatagcaagccaaataaaatttttagtgtgTTTTGATGGCACcatattatagttaatattctcatgatcgatttgatatattatatgttgaattcggctttcaataacatatatatattacgaaattatcatgaaaatattgcttttttttcgagctttaacgagccgagatcgagccgaacgagttcgagccgagctctagccgagctcgagccgaacacactaaaagctcggctcgagctcgttttcttaacgaacacattatgtgttcgagctcgagctcgagttcttaacgaaccgagcagaaccgagcttttatcgagccgagctcgagcttgttcgcgaacagctcggttcgcaAACAGCTCTATTTTTCGCGTTATGACAATCGTCCTACTAAATTTGTACGGAAAAGTTCAGTTGGCCCTCGCCGTAACTTTAACAGTCAAATATGGTCAAACAAATTGATGGAATATGGTCAAAGAGGTGTATATAAAAGCGTTTTTTAAACATTAGGATACGTATTGacaagaaattttgtttgagaccaaacCGAAAAGGCGCTTAAACTTATGaggtgcaaagtgtaaattacTCGTGA is a window from the Daucus carota subsp. sativus chromosome 8, DH1 v3.0, whole genome shotgun sequence genome containing:
- the LOC135148318 gene encoding F-box/kelch-repeat protein At1g57790-like, whose translation is MKRCNQDEEKQKIVCKKQCSTKSWADLDLDLLGEVKKKLYWGDHARFSVVCKTWLAAEHEKRAGDVLPWWLMMYHEDSEDWMITYHLYQPLNLDQPEITRSINLNDFFDSSTVHEATPLVYFDGCLCLSMYHIDFTRTHFLIVSILDNSSFTLPQFHHPNVRPDWNMNRLIAVSTCPASSDCVFLAIFVVNSSQWTVGIFRHGDAHWTTTQFDFQQPLFCPRGRDVVFIRGLFYFLCHGRRLASYDIASGDLNLNSYSMPANCEGGEHNMRFFALDGELMLMYYDPKVRRNVLTTYDSSSKLWVPLKCLGDRSLFISRYSVYVDYMNYYRASPNKIYYQQHGTCYVYNVENGLLESTSSGLKNWDGLDYGASFSMWVEPPALLSKKIKVNITEYDIGMIERSSAN
- the LOC135148321 gene encoding F-box/kelch-repeat protein At1g57790-like, which gives rise to MKRCNQDEEKQKIVCKKQCSTKSWADLDLDLLGEVKKKLYWGDHARFSVVCKTWLAAEHEKRAGDVLPWWLMMYHEDSEDWMITYHLYQPLNLDQPEITRSINLNDFFDSSTVHEATPLVYFDGCLCLSMYHIDFTRTHFLIVSILDNSSFTLPQFHHPNVRPDWNMNRLIAVSTCPASSDCVFLAIFVVNSSQWTVGIFRHGDAHWTTTQFDFQQPLFCPRGRDVVFIRGLFYFLCHGRRLASYDIASGDLNINSYSMPANCEGGEHNMRFFALDGELMLMYYDPKVRRDVLTTYDSSSKLWVPLKSLGDRSLFISSFKVPPLYS